GGCAGTGACAGGGCAGCCCTGTAGATCTTGCGGGCAGCGGAGACTGAGAGAACGTAGGAGGTGCCGCTGCAGTAGTCCGGGTAGGTGTCGGCTTGGAAGACAGACTCCGGGACGTAGAAAAGGCTGGAAGGGTCCCGGATTGCCCTGACCTTCCTGTGGACCCGACCCAGGTAGAGGTCCTGGCTGAGGCGGAGGCCGGGGCCTAGCAGCAACTCGACCAGCCTGTGGTAGTTGAGGAAAACGTCGTCATCGACCTTGAGGAGGAACTGGCTCTGGGGGCAGTAGCTGGTGAACCAGTGAAGGATCATGAGGGTTTTCCGGGTTAGGTTCAGGTAGGAATCCTGGAAACGGCCCTGCACCACATCCCGGTAGGTTTCCGCTTCCTGGTCAATCAGCTCCTGCTCATGGGGCGACGATGGATGCCCCAAAGCGAAGAGAGTCCTCACGGTGTGGCCAGCCACCTCCTGCACTGAGCCCCAGCTCTCGCGGATGGCCCGGCGGCTATCCCAATGCGCTGGCTTGCTCATCACCAGGCCAACCAGGAAGGGGGCGTCCCCGGCACAGACCTCTGGGTTGGTCAGCTGGTAGGCAGAGTCGCGCCCACGCCAATTGAAGCCAGTGTATCCCTCCCTTCCTGCTCCCGAACCCTCCCAGTCATGAGGGGGGAGCACGCCAGGCCGCAGGAACCACTCCTCCAAGGGGCCGGCAGTGAAAGCGGCAACCACGGCTAGCACCAGGAGCAGTACCGTCACCAGCAGCAACCGGATCAGACAATGC
The window above is part of the Chiloscyllium plagiosum isolate BGI_BamShark_2017 unplaced genomic scaffold, ASM401019v2 scaf_948, whole genome shotgun sequence genome. Proteins encoded here:
- the LOC122547321 gene encoding beta-1,3-galactosyltransferase 9-like; its protein translation is MVLLPWRWVKPVSICPHLVPGRCPLRIKSRLWHCLIRLLLVTVLLLVLAVVAAFTAGPLEEWFLRPGVLPPHDWEGSGAGREGYTGFNWRGRDSAYQLTNPEVCAGDAPFLVGLVMSKPAHWDSRRAIRESWGSVQEVAGHTVRTLFALGHPSSPHEQELIDQEAETYRDVVQGRFQDSYLNLTRKTLMILHWFTSYCPQSQFLLKVDDDVFLNYHRLVELLLGPGLRLSQDLYLGRVHRKVRAIRDPSSLFYVPESVFQADTYPDYCSGTSYVLSVSAARKIYRAALSLPLLPIEDVFVGISAQRAGVAPTHTSRMSGGLRFHFRPCCYRAIITSHHVSAQELGTMWTLVNNGQPCSPFARVSALLVCNLLNLRDLLAAS